Within Paenibacillus sp. RUD330, the genomic segment TATAATGTCCGCCTTCAACCTGGATCGTCTGTCCGGTGATGAACTTCGACTCGTCCGATGCCAGGAACAGCACGGTATGGCCGATATCGTCCGGCTCTCCGTGGTAAGGCAGCGCATTGTATTTCGCGAACAGATCCAATACCTGCGGCGGCATATTGTTTTTGGCGGCCGGCGTCAAGATCAGTCCAGGCGCGACGCCATTGCATCGGATATTATGCTTGCCATACTGAGTCGCGATATACTTCGTCAGGTTGACGACGCCGGCTTTTGAAGCGCCGTAGGCTACGCGGACGGCATCGGAGGCGAATCCCGCCATGGAAGCGGTATTGATGATCGAGCCGCCGCCGGCTTCGATCATGTGAGGAATGGCGAACCTGCAGCCGAGCAGCACGCTCTTCAGGTTGACGTTCATCAGCCTGTCCCACTCGTCGAGATCGACGTTGACCGCATCCAGATCCTTCTTCAGATTCGTCAGCCCCACATTGTTGAACAGGACCGTAATCATGCCGTACTGCTTGACAGTGAATTCAACGGCTTCCTGAATCGAGACTTCGTCGCCGGCATCCAGGAAGACGCCGACCGCTTCGCCGCCCTGAGCCTTGATATTCTCAGCCGCAGCCTTCGCCCCCTCGACGTTGAAATCCGCGATGACGACCTTGGCTCCTTCCTTCGCCATCAGGCTGGCGGCGGACAAGCCGATTCCCGAAGCCCCTCCGGTAATAAGGGCAACCTTGCCGTTCATTCTTTCCATTTGGTTCAGGCTCCTCTCTTTGAAACGGTTGATGACGCATGCCGCATCATCTATATTTAGATGTTTAATTATTAGACGTCTAAATAATATCAAAAGATAGATCCCGGCGCAATGGAAACTCCGACTGGTAATGGCTTAAATACTGGGAGCAAGGAAAGAAAA encodes:
- a CDS encoding SDR family NAD(P)-dependent oxidoreductase gives rise to the protein MERMNGKVALITGGASGIGLSAASLMAKEGAKVVIADFNVEGAKAAAENIKAQGGEAVGVFLDAGDEVSIQEAVEFTVKQYGMITVLFNNVGLTNLKKDLDAVNVDLDEWDRLMNVNLKSVLLGCRFAIPHMIEAGGGSIINTASMAGFASDAVRVAYGASKAGVVNLTKYIATQYGKHNIRCNGVAPGLILTPAAKNNMPPQVLDLFAKYNALPYHGEPDDIGHTVLFLASDESKFITGQTIQVEGGHYIANPTVPDFEQFMKAAQSG